The sequence below is a genomic window from Montipora capricornis isolate CH-2021 chromosome 14, ASM3666992v2, whole genome shotgun sequence.
GGGGAATGGGCATCAATGACTATCTCCATGAAGCTCTGTCGCTTTGGGGAATTGTCAAAGAAGCTATACAGTTCTCGACAGCAATCCATCATATTTTGCATTGATTTAATTTCACATGCATGGCAAATTACAAGATTAAGGGAATGTAGACAGCACCCTTGGTACTCTGCGTCTGGTGCATGCTTAGCAATTTCTGCTTGTACCCCTTTCTTGTTCGAGCTCATTGACGCTGTCGTATCATAGGCTTGACCACGGCAATTTGCAATTTCTACCTTCTGTCTTTCTAAGCTTTCCCGAATTGTAGCGGCTATAACTGATCCGGTGGTTCTTGGAAGGTCACATAGATCTAGTAATACTTCACGCTGTATTGGATTTGTCGGGTCAGCAAAGTCAAGCAGGCGAAGGCACACGGACAGCACCTCCCGTCCCTCAGACGTGGTTTCGTCGGCAATCAGTGCAAAATGAGGAGTCTCCTCGAGACATTGTCGAAAATAGTCACGGATTAAGTCGGCCATAacagaaataatttcattttgcacCGTTTTGCTTGTATAGCGTGCATTGGCTGGTCCCGATATCAGATGCCTTTTCAATTCAGGGTTGCTCTCTGCTAAAAGACGTAAGATGGCAATAAAATTCCCTTCGTTTTGCGCGGGTGCTTCAGCAAAATCTATATTATAATCTCTGTGTCCACCCAAAGCAATTTGTTGCTTTGCGCAAAGCATCACAGCATCAACAATAAGAGGCAACACTGTTTTGTTCGACTGGATGTTATCCATTCTTACTGAGTCGATTTGTGTATCTATTCGCTTCTGAATGTTGCTTACTTGGGCTCGAACAACATAGGAGCGTTCAACGGCTTTCTTGTGATACTCCTTTGTTTCGTGACCAtcaaatttctctttggatttgTTATAGGTCCGAAAGGGAGTTTTGACAAATGACCCAAGGGACGCTTTTTCATTGTCGcttgaaaataaacaacaggtgATACACCATGCTCCAATGTGATCGAGGCGAGCACTGTACGCCAGCCACTTCCGCTGATCCAGCCATTTAATTTGAAACTTAATGTGCTTATTCAGATTCCCTGATTTCCAATATTGGGTGTCGAGATTGCTACACGAAGGAGTTGGTCGCCAACAGTTTTCTAGAAACTGTACTTTATCAGCGTCACTTAACTTTTCTG
It includes:
- the LOC138031386 gene encoding zinc finger MYM-type protein 1-like: MDECKFCGRKPERKRGKCPAYGQTCSSCGKRSHFAVKCKSVTTDSKKPKHRKVHQLADGDDASYSSGEEILSVSAENAVNSVEMTAYKSKIFANMELDGALVKMQVDSGASYPRDDNCGEANPVSDVPYDVSHVVKSAEKLSDADKVQFLENCWRPTPSCSNLDTQYWKSGNLNKHIKFQIKWLDQRKWLAYSARLDHIGAWCITCCLFSSDNEKASLGSFVKTPFRTYNKSKEKFDGHETKEYHKKAVERSYVVRAQVSNIQKRIDTQIDSVRMDNIQSNKTVLPLIVDAVMLCAKQQIALGGHRDYNIDFAEAPAQNEGNFIAILRLLAESNPELKRHLISGPANARYTSKTVQNEIISVMADLIRDYFRQCLEETPHFALIADETTSEGREVLSVCLRLLDFADPTNPIQREVLLDLCDLPRTTGSVIAATIRESLERQKVEIANCRGQAYDTTASMSSNKKGVQAEIAKHAPDAEYQGCCLHSLNLVICHACEIKSMQNMMDCCRELYSFFDNSPKRQSFMEIVIDAHSPDNKKRKLKNLCKTRWSRTTCNVRNDL